One Pseudoalteromonas sp. UG3-2 DNA window includes the following coding sequences:
- a CDS encoding type II toxin-antitoxin system YhaV family toxin, producing MVVNGWTLYTHPLFSEQYLELKAQVEDLKEKDPTGYVKKNATKRLAAIQKLIFQVIPQDPASPDFRQGSTLGSDNKHWFRAKFFQQYRLFFRYHLESKVIVYAWVNDEKNKRAYGSKTDAYKVFEKMLKSGNPPEGWDDLLKAAKDETLSP from the coding sequence ATGGTTGTAAATGGTTGGACACTTTACACTCATCCATTATTTTCAGAGCAGTATTTAGAACTAAAAGCCCAAGTAGAAGACCTTAAGGAAAAAGATCCTACGGGTTACGTAAAGAAAAATGCCACTAAACGGTTAGCGGCTATTCAAAAGCTGATTTTTCAAGTGATCCCACAAGATCCAGCCAGTCCAGATTTTCGCCAAGGAAGTACCTTAGGAAGTGATAATAAACATTGGTTTAGAGCAAAGTTCTTCCAGCAATATCGCTTATTTTTTCGTTATCACTTGGAGTCGAAAGTTATCGTATATGCATGGGTGAATGACGAGAAGAATAAACGAGCATACGGCAGTAAGACGGATGCTTACAAAGTGTTCGAAAAGATGTTAAAGTCAGGTAATCCTCCAGAGGGATGGGATGATCTTTTAAAAGCAGCCAAGGACGAAACGCTCTCTCCATAA
- the recC gene encoding exodeoxyribonuclease V subunit gamma encodes MLHIIQSNRMEILQAQLCTLVKTAPLTSPFAKEVVLVQSPGMSEWLKLGMSKHLGVSAQVDFPLPSSFIWGLYQTFIADVPKESAFNKANMTWKLFSLLPDCLEHGAYLPLKQYLGEDPSGIKLFALCEKIADVFDQYLMYRPEWITAWEQGQDELADVNVKELAPWQPDLWRRLQQQVEQLQQSPYHRSNMHQQLLDALAAADPKQLPERICIFGLSAIATSQLEIFQALAQKTEVFLFFFNPSEHYWGDLVDEKTQAKISAKYAKMPNIAAQEGEYYYIGNPLLSSWGKLGRDYFEQLLQLDASWIDSFDDDFCDTLLANIQAEIYQLAFKGQSLTSDSHWFVSDEGKLPVSSTDRSVVFQDCHTPLREVERLHDYLLDLFANNPALTPKDIIVMMPDVGTYSPFIKAVFDGCDDALKIPYAISDLAIEQERPILTSFVTLADLPSNRFCVSDILDLLGVSAISEQFSLTAQEFDTIRHWLTQVSVKWGLDSEHKSEYGLPKIPLNTWQHGLNRLLLGVAMNDEQTPFESIYAADAVEGMAVQVLNKLIAFIDALSWLKQQLASPKNLAEYAAVLRQAKHCFYAAESEQGWDLLKLDHIIDNIEKHHHNGDIEQAVSAKVLAYLVSQGVKEKGVGQRFLAGAVNFCTLMPMRAIPFKVVCMLGLNDADYPRTVQPIGFDLVSHSTRRKGDRSRKLDDRYLFLEALLSARENLYISYVGRSCYNNEVQVPSVLVSELTEYIGRSFYLEDKPNRDIVGHLTAQLPLQPFNPQHFQPGPLQSYNPTWLWQKQQPRDENTATQALPFSPEGEIELDDFLRGVCAPQRLFYQQVLGVKLQPIAEQSDDEEPFALEPLARYQHLDEVLALQLSERDINTEQVLQRGVLPQANIGKLELTDLMTRVMPMAQIVKPLLAKPKDPIEVNMQVAGKTLVGWLDGLYEDRQVFYRTASIKAKDIIQGYLRHCVAASMALDLTTHIVGLDQSVVFQPMQRAQAEQSIAQWLEFYLQALTQPLPFFPATSYEYAKSEDINKALNKFQPQYIGIGECEDPYIALCFADLRPYEADFMALSQSLLQPVVAVAEEVQHADA; translated from the coding sequence ATGTTACATATCATTCAGTCGAATAGAATGGAGATCCTTCAGGCGCAGCTTTGCACCTTGGTGAAAACCGCACCACTGACTAGCCCTTTTGCCAAAGAGGTGGTGTTAGTGCAATCCCCCGGCATGTCTGAGTGGTTAAAGCTGGGTATGAGTAAACACTTAGGTGTTAGTGCGCAAGTGGACTTCCCCTTACCTTCTAGTTTTATTTGGGGGTTATATCAAACCTTTATTGCGGACGTACCCAAAGAATCGGCGTTTAATAAAGCGAATATGACGTGGAAGCTATTTTCACTACTCCCTGACTGTCTAGAGCATGGCGCGTATCTGCCACTGAAACAATACTTGGGTGAGGACCCAAGCGGCATTAAGTTGTTTGCCTTGTGCGAGAAAATTGCCGACGTTTTTGACCAATATTTGATGTATCGCCCGGAGTGGATAACGGCATGGGAGCAAGGGCAAGACGAGCTAGCGGATGTTAATGTCAAAGAGCTGGCACCTTGGCAGCCGGATCTTTGGCGACGATTACAACAGCAGGTTGAGCAGTTGCAGCAAAGTCCTTATCACCGCAGTAATATGCACCAACAATTGTTGGATGCTTTAGCGGCAGCCGATCCGAAACAGCTCCCAGAGCGGATCTGTATATTTGGGCTTTCTGCCATTGCCACCAGTCAATTAGAGATTTTCCAAGCCCTGGCGCAAAAAACCGAGGTGTTTTTATTCTTTTTTAATCCCAGTGAACATTACTGGGGGGACCTGGTTGATGAAAAAACCCAAGCAAAAATCAGCGCTAAATACGCAAAAATGCCCAATATAGCGGCTCAAGAAGGAGAGTACTATTATATTGGTAACCCACTTTTATCGTCGTGGGGCAAGCTGGGTCGTGACTACTTTGAGCAACTGCTGCAGCTTGATGCCAGTTGGATAGATAGCTTTGATGACGATTTTTGCGACACTTTATTGGCGAATATTCAAGCGGAAATCTATCAACTGGCTTTTAAAGGGCAGTCGTTAACCAGCGACAGTCATTGGTTTGTCAGTGATGAAGGCAAGTTACCTGTCTCTTCCACAGATCGCAGTGTGGTGTTTCAGGACTGCCATACACCGCTGCGTGAAGTTGAGCGCTTACATGATTATTTACTCGATTTGTTCGCCAACAACCCGGCACTGACGCCCAAAGACATTATCGTTATGATGCCAGACGTTGGCACCTACTCGCCTTTTATTAAAGCCGTGTTTGATGGTTGTGATGACGCACTAAAAATACCTTATGCCATCTCTGACCTTGCCATTGAGCAAGAAAGGCCGATTTTAACTTCCTTTGTCACCCTGGCGGATTTACCCAGTAATCGTTTTTGTGTGTCGGATATTTTAGACTTATTAGGCGTTTCAGCCATCTCTGAACAATTCTCCTTAACAGCGCAAGAATTTGACACCATTCGCCATTGGCTCACCCAAGTGAGCGTTAAGTGGGGTCTCGATAGTGAGCATAAAAGCGAATACGGCTTGCCGAAGATCCCACTCAATACTTGGCAACATGGCCTCAACCGTTTGTTGCTTGGGGTGGCCATGAATGATGAACAGACCCCATTCGAATCTATATACGCTGCGGATGCTGTTGAAGGCATGGCGGTGCAAGTACTGAATAAATTAATCGCCTTTATCGATGCCCTGAGCTGGTTAAAACAGCAGCTCGCCAGCCCGAAAAACTTAGCGGAGTATGCTGCTGTGTTGCGACAAGCCAAACATTGCTTTTACGCCGCGGAATCAGAACAAGGCTGGGATCTCCTGAAACTGGATCACATCATCGATAATATTGAAAAGCACCACCACAATGGCGATATTGAACAAGCCGTGTCGGCGAAGGTATTGGCGTATTTAGTCAGCCAAGGAGTAAAAGAAAAAGGAGTGGGGCAGCGCTTTTTGGCCGGTGCCGTGAACTTCTGTACACTCATGCCTATGCGAGCGATTCCGTTTAAGGTGGTGTGCATGTTAGGCCTCAATGATGCCGATTATCCCCGTACCGTGCAGCCAATTGGTTTTGATCTGGTGTCGCACTCAACTAGGCGCAAAGGCGACCGCTCGCGCAAATTAGACGATAGGTATCTGTTTCTTGAGGCGCTTTTAAGTGCTAGAGAGAACCTCTACATTAGTTACGTTGGTCGCTCTTGTTACAATAACGAAGTGCAGGTGCCCTCAGTGTTGGTCAGTGAATTAACAGAATACATTGGCCGTAGCTTTTATCTAGAAGATAAGCCAAATCGTGATATTGTCGGCCACCTGACGGCTCAGTTGCCTCTGCAGCCGTTTAATCCGCAGCACTTTCAACCTGGGCCGTTGCAAAGTTATAACCCTACTTGGCTGTGGCAAAAGCAACAGCCCAGAGATGAAAACACAGCTACGCAAGCGCTGCCATTCAGCCCCGAAGGGGAAATTGAACTGGATGACTTTTTGCGTGGTGTGTGTGCCCCACAACGGCTATTTTACCAACAAGTACTCGGGGTGAAATTACAACCCATAGCGGAGCAAAGTGACGATGAAGAGCCTTTCGCACTGGAACCATTGGCACGCTATCAGCACCTTGATGAAGTACTGGCATTGCAATTGTCTGAGCGTGACATCAACACCGAACAAGTATTGCAGCGCGGGGTATTGCCGCAGGCGAATATCGGCAAGCTAGAATTAACCGACTTGATGACCCGAGTTATGCCCATGGCGCAGATTGTTAAGCCGTTATTAGCAAAGCCGAAAGACCCAATTGAAGTGAATATGCAAGTGGCGGGTAAAACGCTGGTAGGCTGGCTGGATGGTCTTTATGAAGACCGTCAGGTGTTTTACCGCACTGCCAGCATTAAAGCCAAAGACATTATTCAAGGCTATTTGCGCCACTGTGTGGCGGCGTCGATGGCATTAGACTTGACCACCCATATTGTTGGTTTAGATCAGTCGGTTGTCTTTCAGCCGATGCAGCGTGCGCAGGCAGAACAAAGCATAGCGCAATGGCTGGAGTTTTACTTGCAAGCGTTGACCCAGCCACTGCCTTTTTTCCCTGCAACCAGCTACGAATACGCCAAAAGTGAAGATATAAATAAGGCTTTGAATAAATTCCAACCACAATACATTGGCATCGGTGAATGTGAGGACCCCTACATCGCCTTGTGTTTTGCCGATTTACGCCCTTATGAAGCGGACTTTATGGCTTTGAGCCAGTCGTTGCTGCAACCGGTTGTTGCTGTGGCTGAGGAGGTGCAACATGCAGATGCTTAA
- a CDS encoding TetR/AcrR family transcriptional regulator: MRTADFDKVQVLRNAMHVFMRYGYNQASMPKLTAATRLHPGSIYCAFKNKKGLLLEAINQYQIDRLAHYKALFADCSSLQQALTHFLADLVKECLAAEAKQVCLLTKTLHEIGESEPEVQAALQSHLHQFEALIQQQFVTHWPKGTALPSPEATNKARLFVVNVYGLRAYAVTNQSPEILQQLAEQIVLQAIT; the protein is encoded by the coding sequence ATGAGAACAGCGGATTTTGATAAAGTACAAGTGCTGCGAAACGCAATGCACGTGTTTATGCGCTATGGCTATAATCAAGCGAGTATGCCCAAATTAACCGCAGCCACAAGGCTTCACCCTGGCTCAATCTATTGTGCATTTAAAAACAAAAAAGGCCTATTGTTAGAGGCCATCAACCAGTATCAAATCGATCGACTGGCTCACTACAAAGCACTATTTGCTGACTGCAGCAGCTTGCAACAAGCCCTAACTCACTTTTTGGCTGATTTAGTCAAAGAGTGCTTAGCAGCTGAAGCTAAGCAGGTTTGCTTACTGACCAAAACATTGCATGAGATTGGCGAAAGTGAGCCTGAGGTGCAAGCCGCATTGCAAAGCCACCTGCATCAATTTGAAGCGCTGATCCAGCAACAGTTTGTGACTCACTGGCCCAAAGGCACTGCTCTTCCATCCCCTGAAGCCACCAACAAAGCACGGCTTTTTGTCGTCAATGTCTATGGCCTGCGAGCCTATGCAGTCACCAACCAGAGCCCAGAAATTTTACAACAACTCGCCGAGCAGATCGTACTTCAAGCAATAACTTAG
- the tnpB gene encoding IS66 family insertion sequence element accessory protein TnpB (TnpB, as the term is used for proteins encoded by IS66 family insertion elements, is considered an accessory protein, since TnpC, encoded by a neighboring gene, is a DDE family transposase.), which yields MINWNIDSVLLHRQPVDFRKSINGLAAIVEQEVAESAMSGKVFAFCNKNKDKLKVLYWDKTGFALWYKRLEKDKFKWPDKESDDVISLTVEQWQWLLQLMN from the coding sequence ATGATCAACTGGAATATTGATAGCGTGTTATTACATCGCCAACCGGTCGATTTTCGCAAATCTATCAATGGCCTCGCTGCCATTGTCGAGCAAGAAGTCGCTGAGTCCGCCATGAGTGGCAAGGTGTTTGCCTTTTGCAATAAAAACAAAGACAAACTCAAAGTGCTGTATTGGGATAAAACCGGCTTTGCTTTGTGGTACAAGCGCCTTGAAAAAGATAAGTTCAAGTGGCCCGATAAGGAGTCAGATGATGTGATTTCGCTCACTGTCGAGCAGTGGCAATGGCTACTACAATTAATGAACTGA
- a CDS encoding RHS repeat-associated core domain-containing protein produces MQARYYDPVIGRFYSNDPVDVLGHMGSGNPIHGFNRFSYGNNNPYKFIDPSGMAPEDVFKPLRDLFSSPQKQATQLKQDAGALAKRAGEGAVNGAKIAGDATKESLGTASTVAGLVPGGQGVSIALAVADAILNDTMTSTTSATTSALTDVAATDIASDSGKVKPTNKVTATIYAVSQIVGIVSGEVQAGNEAQNNKVDKDDE; encoded by the coding sequence ATGCAGGCACGATACTATGATCCAGTGATTGGGCGTTTTTATTCTAATGATCCGGTGGATGTGCTAGGACACATGGGGAGCGGAAATCCCATTCATGGATTTAATAGATTTTCCTATGGAAACAACAACCCATATAAGTTTATAGATCCTTCAGGAATGGCTCCTGAGGATGTGTTTAAACCCTTAAGAGACTTGTTTAGTAGTCCCCAAAAGCAAGCGACCCAGCTAAAACAAGATGCTGGTGCGTTGGCCAAAAGAGCCGGAGAGGGGGCTGTTAATGGAGCCAAAATTGCTGGTGATGCTACAAAAGAAAGCTTGGGGACCGCTAGCACAGTTGCGGGACTTGTTCCGGGCGGTCAAGGGGTATCGATTGCGCTGGCTGTGGCTGATGCAATACTTAACGATACGATGACAAGTACCACGTCAGCTACTACGTCCGCCCTAACAGATGTTGCTGCAACAGATATCGCCAGTGATTCTGGGAAGGTCAAACCAACTAACAAGGTAACAGCAACAATTTATGCAGTTTCACAAATCGTTGGTATTGTAAGTGGCGAAGTACAGGCTGGTAATGAAGCGCAAAACAATAAGGTAGATAAAGATGATGAGTAA
- a CDS encoding GGDEF domain-containing protein: MQEDLLNSVIKITKTRDIDSLEYSLVSTIQEFIGCEEVAVYKDLQVPGEFVIERSLLLKKVSEKEFDWQERSLVKETDKELISCLQSACIITVQERSGLEHRWVPISLLDKPVGAIAVVSNGLASSDQVLLNAFCRIFENYLTILHENERDKLTGLLNRQTFEKRLKQLIEKQVIKQHKTVRHGDARSIHKGSTSWLAIMDIDHFKKVNDNYGHVCGDEVLLLLAQKMRQFFRSTDLLFRFGGEEFVLVFEPTDFDSIKNKMDQFMELVRNTHFPFVKKLTVSVGMSRISPYDFPITVLENADKALYYAKDHGRDRLCFYDELLEAKEIEEKDESSDIDLF, encoded by the coding sequence ATGCAAGAAGATTTATTAAATTCAGTCATTAAAATCACTAAAACCAGAGACATTGACTCGCTTGAGTACAGTCTGGTTTCAACCATCCAAGAGTTCATCGGTTGTGAAGAGGTTGCGGTCTATAAAGACTTACAGGTTCCAGGCGAGTTTGTCATTGAACGCAGTCTATTGTTGAAAAAAGTGTCAGAAAAAGAGTTTGACTGGCAAGAGCGTTCCTTGGTGAAAGAGACCGATAAAGAACTGATCTCGTGTTTACAGTCCGCTTGTATTATTACCGTGCAAGAGCGAAGTGGGCTAGAGCATCGCTGGGTGCCGATAAGTTTGCTAGACAAGCCGGTGGGGGCCATAGCGGTGGTAAGCAATGGCTTAGCCAGCTCAGATCAGGTACTGCTTAATGCCTTTTGCCGCATATTTGAAAACTACCTCACCATTTTGCATGAAAACGAGCGCGACAAGCTGACCGGTTTGTTAAACCGGCAAACCTTCGAAAAACGCCTTAAGCAGCTGATTGAAAAGCAGGTAATTAAACAGCACAAAACGGTGCGTCATGGCGATGCGCGTAGCATTCATAAAGGCTCGACTTCATGGCTTGCTATCATGGATATTGATCACTTTAAAAAAGTGAACGACAACTATGGTCATGTCTGCGGCGATGAAGTTTTGCTGCTGTTAGCGCAAAAAATGCGGCAGTTTTTCCGCTCCACGGATTTGCTATTTCGTTTTGGTGGCGAAGAGTTCGTGCTGGTTTTTGAGCCCACCGACTTTGACTCCATCAAGAATAAAATGGACCAATTTATGGAATTGGTGCGCAATACCCATTTCCCGTTTGTGAAAAAACTGACCGTGAGTGTGGGGATGTCGCGGATAAGTCCCTATGACTTTCCCATCACGGTATTAGAAAACGCCGATAAAGCGTTATATTATGCCAAAGACCATGGCCGCGATCGTTTATGTTTTTATGACGAGCTACTTGAAGCGAAAGAAATCGAAGAAAAAGATGAAAGCAGTGATATCGATCTTTTTTAG
- a CDS encoding alkene reductase produces MTRSLFDSVKLNNSISLKNRILMAPLTRCMADDDLVPTDAMVNYYAKRAKAGLIIGEATIIRPDAQGYPNTPGLFTQAQIAGWRKVTDAVHANGGKMFAQLWHVGRVAHPYFFDGEVLAPSAIGIEGTVPRMRSLNYQTPKAATQQEIKQLQQDYAKAAENALEAGFDGVEIHGANGYLIDQFLHHAANVRDDEYGGSPENMSRFALEVVDAVVARIGADRVGLRLSPGAYFNMDGDERDRAVFDYLVKALNSRELAYLHVGIFDDAMTFDYLGGSASEYLRSLYQGTLVGVGSFTPETGAAAIEQDKFDLLAIGRPFIANPDYVDKVAAQQPLTPYDESMLATLD; encoded by the coding sequence ATGACTCGCAGTCTTTTTGATTCAGTGAAACTGAATAACTCCATTTCACTTAAAAATAGAATCTTGATGGCACCACTGACTCGCTGTATGGCGGACGACGACTTAGTGCCAACAGATGCCATGGTAAACTACTACGCTAAGCGTGCCAAAGCCGGTTTGATCATTGGCGAAGCCACTATTATTCGCCCTGACGCCCAAGGGTATCCCAACACGCCCGGGTTATTTACTCAAGCGCAAATCGCTGGCTGGCGCAAGGTGACGGATGCAGTGCATGCCAATGGTGGCAAGATGTTTGCGCAACTTTGGCACGTAGGTCGTGTTGCGCACCCATACTTCTTTGATGGCGAGGTGTTGGCGCCATCTGCTATTGGCATTGAAGGCACTGTGCCTAGAATGCGCTCACTTAACTATCAAACCCCAAAAGCGGCAACGCAACAAGAGATAAAGCAGTTGCAGCAAGATTACGCTAAAGCCGCTGAGAATGCCTTAGAAGCAGGCTTTGATGGCGTTGAAATTCATGGTGCCAATGGTTACTTAATCGATCAATTCTTGCACCATGCCGCCAATGTGCGTGATGACGAGTATGGTGGTTCACCTGAGAATATGAGTCGTTTTGCACTAGAGGTAGTGGATGCGGTGGTCGCTCGTATTGGCGCTGACAGAGTCGGTTTACGTTTGTCGCCAGGCGCTTACTTTAATATGGACGGGGATGAGCGAGACAGAGCGGTATTCGATTATCTAGTGAAAGCACTAAACAGCCGTGAGCTTGCCTACTTACATGTGGGCATATTTGACGATGCCATGACATTTGATTATCTCGGTGGCAGTGCTTCTGAGTATTTACGAAGCCTCTATCAAGGAACCCTAGTTGGTGTTGGCAGTTTCACACCAGAGACCGGAGCGGCGGCTATTGAGCAGGACAAGTTTGACTTACTAGCAATAGGCAGGCCCTTTATTGCCAATCCAGATTACGTTGACAAAGTGGCCGCACAGCAACCGCTTACCCCCTATGATGAGTCTATGCTCGCCACCCTAGACTAA
- a CDS encoding RHS repeat-associated core domain-containing protein yields MYMQARYYDPVIGRFYSNDPVDAMGHIGRGNPVHGFNRYTYANNNPYKYVDPDGEFGILGAFIGAGVETIGQLATNGGDFSKLDVSDIAEAAAVGAVTGGIGGRMAQSAAKGLTSAKEAVSITAKSSALANGYGSVASDLLNNQEVSPTKALFSTAGGAVSGLVGGKVSNQMASKLNSIGSSGTVASSVAGTTHSSFVGKSSSAGSGITTGTDVGVNVGIKEATKPDDKFLE; encoded by the coding sequence ATGTATATGCAGGCACGATACTATGATCCAGTTATCGGGCGGTTTTACTCGAATGATCCGGTTGATGCGATGGGGCATATCGGTCGTGGGAATCCTGTACATGGTTTTAATAGATATACATATGCCAACAATAACCCTTATAAATACGTAGACCCTGATGGTGAGTTTGGTATTCTTGGGGCATTTATCGGTGCAGGTGTTGAGACTATTGGTCAACTTGCAACGAATGGTGGTGATTTTTCAAAATTGGATGTTTCGGATATTGCTGAAGCTGCTGCCGTTGGCGCGGTCACTGGTGGTATTGGAGGTAGAATGGCGCAGAGTGCAGCAAAAGGCTTAACTTCTGCTAAGGAAGCAGTTTCTATAACCGCTAAATCATCAGCTCTAGCTAATGGCTATGGCTCTGTTGCTTCAGATTTACTAAACAACCAAGAGGTGTCACCTACAAAAGCTTTATTTTCAACAGCAGGAGGTGCAGTGAGTGGTTTAGTCGGTGGAAAGGTTTCGAACCAAATGGCTAGTAAACTGAACTCAATAGGATCTAGTGGTACTGTTGCTTCGAGTGTTGCTGGTACAACACATAGCTCTTTTGTTGGTAAATCTTCTTCTGCTGGTTCAGGTATAACAACTGGAACAGATGTAGGAGTTAATGTTGGTATTAAAGAGGCCACTAAACCCGACGATAAATTTTTAGAGTGA
- the tnpA gene encoding IS66 family insertion sequence element accessory protein TnpA — protein MPKHRTAELWQQLIEQHKQSGLSVRAFCQEHHLSVTTFYDRRAKLKENQATRSEFATAKTEVVKPPTTKSSIFLSCKGSKLELPATTDAIWLAHLIKALA, from the coding sequence ATGCCTAAACATAGAACTGCCGAGCTGTGGCAGCAACTGATTGAACAGCATAAACAAAGTGGCTTATCTGTTCGCGCCTTTTGCCAAGAGCATCATCTTAGTGTCACAACATTTTATGACCGCCGCGCCAAATTAAAAGAAAATCAAGCCACGCGCAGCGAATTTGCTACTGCGAAGACTGAGGTGGTGAAGCCACCCACAACGAAAAGCTCAATATTCCTCTCATGTAAAGGAAGTAAACTGGAGTTGCCTGCAACCACAGACGCTATCTGGCTCGCTCATTTAATCAAGGCGCTGGCATGA